The Sediminitomix flava genome includes a window with the following:
- a CDS encoding acyl carrier protein phosphodiesterase has protein sequence MNFLAHIYLSGENRELMVGNFIGDFVKGKNYLNYEGDFQKGIILHRQIDSYTDSHPLFKEACQVIRTEAKRYAPVAMDVFFDHFLAKNWSNYHSDTLLKFSHSVFDNFQFYQNQMPERVQAFLPFMIQDNWLIRYAEFDGIDRSLKGINRRTGGKAGLDNGVLWLDKYYSELEELFFNFFKELESFVISFLNEEKK, from the coding sequence ATGAATTTTTTAGCACATATATACCTCTCGGGAGAGAATAGAGAATTGATGGTAGGTAATTTTATAGGTGACTTTGTGAAAGGGAAAAACTACTTGAATTACGAAGGTGACTTTCAGAAAGGAATAATCTTACACCGTCAGATAGATTCTTATACCGATAGTCATCCTCTTTTTAAAGAAGCTTGTCAAGTAATTCGTACTGAAGCAAAAAGATATGCTCCTGTAGCTATGGATGTGTTTTTTGATCACTTTCTTGCAAAAAATTGGTCAAACTATCATTCAGATACTTTATTAAAATTCTCACATTCTGTATTTGATAATTTTCAGTTTTATCAAAATCAAATGCCCGAACGTGTACAAGCTTTTTTACCTTTCATGATTCAAGATAATTGGCTGATCAGATATGCTGAATTCGATGGAATTGACCGAAGTTTAAAAGGTATAAATAGAAGGACAGGTGGAAAGGCAGGATTAGATAATGGAGTGCTTTGGCTAGATAAATACTATTCTGAGTTAGAAGAACTGTTTTTCAATTTCTTTAAAGAATTAGAAAGCTTTGTGATTTCTTTCCTAAATGAAGAGAAAAAATAA
- a CDS encoding DUF1338 domain-containing protein, whose protein sequence is MEHAQFFDTLWNEYTKRTPSAKLIHELFQSKGESEILNDHIAIRTYNHPEIGVEAMSRPFLAVGYEAKGEYRFEKKKLKAVHFEHKTDRNAPKVFISELCVEELSSKAQETIKNVVSAIDFNQLNTEQLVLQGRVWGTPSHATYAALLEESEYAAWVYVYGFCINHFTVNVNALQNFETLESVNQLLKDNGYAMNTSGGEIKGTPAQLLEQSSTLADKYSVEFQEGTYDIPSCYYEFARRYPQADGELYHGFIASSADKIFESTDVKQAAK, encoded by the coding sequence ATGGAACACGCACAATTTTTTGACACGCTATGGAATGAGTACACAAAACGTACTCCTTCAGCAAAACTGATTCACGAGCTTTTCCAAAGTAAAGGTGAGTCTGAAATCTTGAACGATCATATTGCTATAAGAACATACAATCACCCAGAAATTGGTGTTGAAGCAATGTCTCGTCCGTTCTTAGCAGTTGGTTACGAAGCTAAGGGAGAATATAGATTTGAAAAAAAGAAACTAAAAGCAGTTCACTTTGAACACAAAACTGATAGAAATGCACCTAAAGTATTTATCAGTGAATTGTGTGTTGAAGAGCTATCCTCTAAAGCACAAGAAACAATCAAAAATGTTGTTTCAGCTATAGATTTTAATCAACTTAACACTGAGCAGTTAGTATTGCAGGGTAGAGTTTGGGGTACACCTTCTCATGCTACTTATGCGGCTTTATTAGAAGAGTCAGAGTATGCTGCTTGGGTATATGTTTATGGTTTTTGTATTAACCACTTTACAGTAAATGTAAATGCACTACAGAACTTCGAAACGCTTGAGTCTGTGAACCAACTCTTGAAAGACAACGGCTATGCCATGAATACTTCTGGTGGAGAAATTAAAGGAACTCCAGCACAACTCCTAGAGCAGTCTAGCACTTTGGCTGATAAGTATTCAGTTGAATTTCAAGAAGGGACTTACGATATCCCATCTTGTTATTATGAGTTTGCTAGAAGATATCCTCAAGCAGATGGCGAATTGTATCATGGATTTATTGCTTCTTCTGCAGATAAAATCTTTGAAAGTACTGATGTGAAACAAGCTGCTAAATAA
- a CDS encoding Lrp/AsnC family transcriptional regulator has product MKGSYKIDSIDKLILQELLKNARKSYSQIAKDLKISNSLVHQRIGKLKDSGIITSSSVGINPALIGKESCAYIRLAVEGQYLNLVVEKLKKLTEVVECSFVSGEFTLQLKVYAENNIRMRHLIHHHFSNLKGLKNMDVTMALEDVFSRTVDI; this is encoded by the coding sequence GTGAAAGGTAGCTATAAAATAGACAGTATTGACAAACTAATACTTCAAGAACTCTTAAAAAACGCTCGAAAATCGTATTCACAAATTGCTAAAGATTTAAAAATTTCAAATTCATTAGTGCATCAGCGGATAGGGAAGCTAAAGGATAGTGGAATTATCACATCTTCTTCTGTTGGAATTAATCCTGCTTTGATTGGAAAAGAATCTTGTGCTTATATCCGTTTGGCTGTAGAAGGTCAGTATTTAAATTTAGTTGTTGAAAAACTAAAAAAATTGACAGAAGTAGTGGAATGTAGTTTTGTGAGTGGTGAGTTTACGTTGCAATTAAAAGTATATGCAGAAAATAATATTCGAATGAGGCATTTAATTCATCATCATTTTTCAAATCTAAAAGGCTTGAAGAATATGGATGTTACTATGGCTTTAGAAGATGTTTTTAGTAGAACTGTTGATATTTAA
- a CDS encoding rhodanese-like domain-containing protein, with protein sequence MKEISVQELKKLKDEGADFQLIDVREPYEFDQANLGGELIPLATLLDNVDKIDKEKQVVVHCRSGKRSANAIMVLEQKFGYENLHNLTGGILAYIEEIDDSIINQ encoded by the coding sequence ATGAAAGAGATTTCTGTACAAGAGCTAAAAAAACTTAAAGATGAAGGAGCTGACTTTCAGCTGATAGATGTTCGTGAACCATATGAGTTCGATCAAGCGAACCTTGGAGGAGAGTTAATCCCACTAGCTACACTATTGGACAACGTAGATAAAATTGATAAAGAAAAGCAAGTTGTTGTACACTGTAGAAGTGGAAAAAGAAGCGCTAACGCAATAATGGTATTGGAACAAAAATTTGGGTATGAGAACCTTCACAACTTAACGGGAGGTATTTTAGCTTATATCGAAGAGATTGACGATTCAATCATCAATCAATAA
- a CDS encoding OsmC family protein, whose amino-acid sequence MEVTVDLNRLNEGIHFEGVSAEGHKVEIDGKPGSELGAGNGMSPMQLVLAAVGGCSVFDVVGILKKQRQDVKDIKVSVTGDRDPNTAPSPYKSIHIAFKIYGEVDLKKAQKACELGVDKYCSVGEMLKSSVEITHSVEVLPA is encoded by the coding sequence ATGGAAGTAACAGTAGACTTAAATCGCCTAAACGAAGGGATCCATTTTGAGGGTGTTTCTGCAGAAGGACATAAGGTAGAAATTGATGGAAAACCAGGCTCAGAACTAGGTGCAGGAAACGGAATGTCTCCTATGCAATTGGTGCTAGCTGCCGTAGGTGGTTGTAGTGTGTTCGATGTAGTTGGTATCCTAAAAAAGCAAAGACAAGACGTAAAAGATATCAAAGTATCTGTAACGGGAGATCGTGATCCTAATACAGCTCCTTCACCTTATAAGTCAATTCATATTGCATTTAAAATCTATGGTGAAGTAGATTTGAAAAAAGCTCAAAAGGCTTGTGAGTTAGGAGTTGATAAATACTGTTCAGTAGGTGAGATGTTAAAATCATCTGTAGAAATTACACACAGTGTAGAGGTTCTTCCTGCCTAA
- a CDS encoding dipeptidase: MRIFFSVLLTLIICLTNLVNAQPSLKKKASKLAQENIIVDGHVDLPYRLTVKGFRIHKEFLDVAKKTKEGHFDFYRAKKGGLNAPFMSIYIPARFQETEGRSKAFADSLIDYVNQITEIHQEQFEIATSPSEVNEIIAKGKIALPMGMENGSPIETDLKNIQYFHKRGVRYVTLTHSKVNQICDSSYDTLRTWGGLSPFGYKAVEEMNRVGMMVDISHVSDSTFYQVLRVTKAPVIASHSSARKFTPGFERNMSDEMIKLIPENEGVIMVNFGSYFVDIESQQGFDKAEEEVSKILEEKGLKSSDRKAKKIWAKYEKEHPFASDVQRVADHIDHIVKLAGIDYVGFGSDYDGVGSLPRNLKDVSNYPNLIEELLKRGYSDEDIAKLCYKNIYRVWNKVEEVAKELQTNI; encoded by the coding sequence ATGCGAATATTTTTTTCCGTATTACTAACTCTTATTATTTGCTTAACAAATCTTGTAAATGCTCAACCATCTTTAAAAAAGAAGGCAAGCAAACTAGCTCAAGAGAACATCATTGTAGATGGGCATGTAGATTTACCGTACCGTTTGACAGTTAAAGGTTTTAGAATTCACAAGGAATTCTTAGATGTAGCAAAAAAGACAAAAGAAGGTCATTTTGATTTTTATAGAGCAAAAAAAGGAGGTTTGAATGCTCCTTTTATGAGTATCTATATTCCTGCTCGATTTCAAGAGACAGAAGGAAGGTCTAAGGCATTTGCTGATTCTTTAATTGATTATGTAAATCAGATCACAGAGATTCATCAAGAACAATTTGAAATTGCAACAAGCCCTTCAGAGGTTAATGAAATAATTGCTAAAGGTAAAATAGCTTTACCAATGGGAATGGAAAACGGGTCTCCAATTGAAACAGATTTAAAAAATATCCAGTATTTCCATAAAAGAGGAGTGAGGTATGTAACGCTTACGCATTCTAAAGTAAATCAGATTTGTGATTCTTCATATGACACTCTACGTACATGGGGAGGATTATCTCCGTTTGGTTACAAGGCTGTAGAAGAAATGAATCGAGTAGGAATGATGGTCGATATTTCTCATGTTTCTGATAGCACTTTTTACCAAGTACTAAGAGTTACAAAGGCCCCAGTTATAGCATCGCATTCTTCGGCAAGAAAATTCACACCTGGTTTTGAAAGAAACATGTCTGACGAGATGATCAAATTGATTCCCGAAAATGAAGGTGTGATAATGGTGAATTTTGGTTCTTATTTTGTTGATATTGAATCACAACAAGGATTTGATAAAGCAGAAGAAGAAGTCTCTAAAATATTAGAGGAGAAAGGCTTGAAATCATCTGATAGGAAAGCAAAAAAGATTTGGGCAAAATATGAGAAAGAACATCCTTTTGCTTCAGATGTGCAAAGAGTAGCAGATCACATAGATCATATAGTGAAGTTGGCAGGGATTGATTATGTTGGTTTCGGTTCTGATTATGATGGTGTGGGTAGTTTACCAAGAAACCTAAAGGATGTATCGAACTATCCTAATCTGATTGAGGAACTCTTGAAAAGAGGGTATTCCGATGAAGATATCGCAAAGCTGTGTTATAAAAATATTTATCGGGTTTGGAATAAAGTAGAGGAAGTCGCGAAGGAATTGCAAACAAATATCTAA
- a CDS encoding GNAT family N-acetyltransferase has protein sequence MIRKYTPKDKNELLKLFRLNSPKYFDSSEEVDFEDYLEHEIEDYFIYETNNQIIGCGGINYFLEGGIARISWDIIHPEFHGKGIGKKLTENRLSIIRENKDIQKIIVRTSQIVYPFYEKMGFELEKVVKDFWAENYDLYQMKISLN, from the coding sequence ATGATTAGAAAATATACCCCAAAAGATAAAAATGAGCTATTAAAATTATTCAGATTAAATAGCCCAAAGTATTTTGATAGTTCTGAGGAAGTTGATTTTGAAGATTATCTTGAGCACGAAATAGAAGATTACTTTATTTACGAGACTAATAATCAAATCATAGGATGTGGCGGTATCAATTACTTTCTGGAAGGAGGAATCGCGAGAATTTCTTGGGATATTATCCATCCCGAATTTCATGGAAAAGGAATTGGTAAAAAGCTTACAGAGAATAGACTTTCTATCATTAGAGAAAATAAAGATATTCAAAAAATAATTGTAAGAACATCCCAAATCGTTTATCCATTCTATGAGAAAATGGGTTTCGAACTAGAAAAAGTGGTAAAAGACTTTTGGGCTGAAAACTATGATCTGTACCAAATGAAAATCAGTTTAAATTAA
- the nrdG gene encoding anaerobic ribonucleoside-triphosphate reductase activating protein — translation MLHLANFISESINEGEGLRAVFFFSGCPFRCRACHNPEMRNECYGEPFDDDLQEKFLKKIEDNILLDGITLCGGDPFYDPKEVLKFVRKYKERFPSHTIWSYSGYTWERLLWDEDRKALAQELDVLIDGPFVLRQKDLTLKFRGSSNQRVIDVKPSLEKNEAVIRSGYENQ, via the coding sequence ATGTTACATTTAGCAAACTTCATATCGGAAAGTATAAATGAAGGAGAAGGACTCAGAGCCGTCTTTTTCTTTTCGGGTTGCCCTTTTAGATGTCGAGCATGTCATAACCCCGAAATGAGAAATGAATGCTATGGAGAACCTTTCGATGATGATTTGCAAGAAAAGTTTTTAAAGAAAATAGAAGATAATATTCTACTCGATGGAATTACCTTATGTGGTGGAGACCCTTTCTATGATCCGAAAGAGGTATTGAAGTTTGTCAGAAAGTATAAGGAAAGATTTCCATCTCACACTATTTGGTCTTACTCCGGATATACTTGGGAAAGACTTCTTTGGGATGAAGATCGAAAAGCTCTCGCTCAAGAATTAGATGTGTTAATTGATGGTCCTTTTGTACTTCGCCAAAAAGATTTAACCTTAAAATTCAGAGGAAGTTCAAACCAACGAGTAATTGATGTAAAACCATCATTGGAAAAAAACGAGGCTGTCATTCGTTCTGGTTATGAGAATCAATAG
- a CDS encoding anaerobic ribonucleoside triphosphate reductase: MKKVEKRNGQTVAFLTSKIVKAIKLAMVSSDQESPEAAQQIAKEIKAETNDLTSIYEIEKMVENKLMNYGLYDTARQYIGYRHMRAEERARDTELMQRVRDIITLKNIENENANMNEYVFTAKLTRIANETSAKYARNNLLRESVLEAFDNNDIYIHDFNSYSTGMHNCMFVDLHDILTRGFETTNGTVRTPKTIRAAMQLVAVIFQCQSNQQFGGIASNKFDYDLAPFVAMSFSKHFKEAFKWGIEEGAIEAINKDIIRLENEELQSNYPKAYKYALDMTEEETFQSAEALIHNLNTLESRAGNQLPFTSINYGTDVSPEGRLIMKSMLHARIQGVGVDQTTPIFPISVFKIKKGVNDVAGTPNYDLKLLAIESATKRIYPNFVNCDAEAFEPQTPDEEPATMGCRTRLSSNRHGSNGKSGRGNISPVTINLTKLGIDYGVALGDRKEADLEGFWEGLDNVLDITVQALLDRYEWQAKQFAKSAPFMYRNKVWKGRELNDDETVGEILKSGSLAIGFLGLSNMLVAMFGKHHAQDQKVWDFGYKVVNHIYKFAQEASEEHDMNFGCYATPAESLCHKQLKLTRNQYGIIKGVTDRDYLNNSFHVPVYHDISIKEKIDTEAPFHKICTGGSITYVELDGNARNNTKAVEKIVDYAMSQGIYYFALNHPIDSCSNCGYEGIIGEECPKCGSKDGDVYIKRLRRVTGYITGDYNKYFNDGKHSEVNDRVKHS; encoded by the coding sequence ATGAAGAAAGTAGAAAAACGTAACGGACAAACAGTAGCTTTTTTAACTTCTAAAATCGTGAAAGCGATAAAGTTAGCTATGGTTTCTTCTGACCAAGAGTCACCAGAAGCAGCACAACAAATCGCTAAAGAAATCAAAGCAGAAACCAACGACCTTACCTCCATCTACGAAATTGAAAAGATGGTTGAAAACAAACTAATGAACTATGGCCTTTATGATACTGCTAGACAATATATTGGCTACAGACACATGAGGGCTGAAGAGCGCGCAAGAGATACAGAATTGATGCAACGCGTGCGTGATATTATCACGTTAAAAAATATTGAGAATGAAAATGCGAATATGAATGAGTATGTTTTCACAGCAAAACTCACTCGTATAGCCAATGAAACTTCTGCCAAATACGCCAGAAACAATCTCCTTAGAGAATCTGTATTGGAAGCTTTTGACAACAATGATATTTATATCCATGACTTCAATAGCTATTCTACAGGAATGCACAACTGTATGTTTGTTGACCTTCATGATATCCTTACGAGAGGATTTGAAACTACAAACGGTACCGTAAGAACTCCTAAGACAATTAGAGCTGCAATGCAGTTAGTAGCTGTAATTTTCCAATGCCAGTCCAATCAGCAATTCGGAGGTATTGCATCTAATAAATTTGATTATGATTTGGCTCCTTTCGTGGCAATGTCTTTCTCAAAACATTTCAAAGAAGCTTTCAAATGGGGAATTGAAGAAGGCGCGATTGAAGCTATAAATAAAGATATCATCAGATTGGAAAACGAAGAGCTTCAGTCGAATTATCCTAAAGCATACAAATATGCATTAGATATGACTGAAGAGGAAACTTTCCAATCAGCCGAAGCATTAATCCACAACTTAAATACGCTAGAAAGTAGAGCAGGAAACCAGCTTCCGTTCACTTCGATCAACTACGGAACGGATGTTTCTCCAGAAGGTAGATTGATTATGAAGTCAATGCTTCATGCAAGAATTCAAGGTGTGGGTGTTGATCAAACGACACCAATTTTCCCTATTTCTGTTTTCAAAATCAAAAAAGGAGTAAATGATGTAGCAGGAACTCCTAACTATGATTTGAAGCTTTTAGCGATTGAATCGGCTACTAAAAGGATTTATCCAAACTTTGTAAACTGCGATGCAGAAGCATTTGAACCACAAACGCCTGATGAAGAACCTGCGACAATGGGGTGTCGTACTAGACTTTCATCTAACAGACATGGTTCGAATGGGAAATCTGGAAGAGGAAATATTTCTCCTGTAACTATTAACCTCACAAAATTAGGTATTGACTATGGTGTAGCTTTAGGCGATCGTAAAGAAGCTGACTTGGAAGGTTTCTGGGAAGGTTTAGATAATGTACTAGACATTACAGTTCAAGCCCTACTAGATCGTTATGAATGGCAAGCGAAACAATTTGCAAAGTCTGCTCCATTCATGTATAGAAATAAAGTTTGGAAAGGTAGAGAACTGAATGATGATGAAACTGTAGGAGAAATCTTAAAATCAGGTTCATTAGCCATTGGTTTCTTGGGGCTATCAAATATGCTTGTCGCTATGTTTGGAAAGCATCATGCACAAGATCAAAAAGTGTGGGATTTTGGGTATAAAGTTGTGAACCATATCTACAAGTTTGCTCAAGAAGCTAGTGAAGAACATGATATGAATTTCGGTTGTTATGCAACTCCTGCAGAGTCACTTTGCCATAAACAATTGAAGTTAACAAGAAATCAATATGGTATAATTAAGGGAGTAACAGACAGAGATTATTTGAATAACTCTTTCCACGTTCCTGTGTATCACGATATTTCGATCAAAGAGAAAATTGATACGGAAGCTCCTTTCCATAAAATATGTACAGGTGGTTCTATCACTTATGTAGAATTGGATGGAAATGCTAGAAATAACACCAAAGCAGTTGAAAAGATTGTAGACTACGCAATGTCACAAGGCATTTATTACTTTGCTTTAAACCACCCAATCGATAGCTGCTCAAACTGTGGTTATGAAGGCATCATTGGAGAAGAATGTCCAAAATGTGGAAGCAAAGATGGTGATGTTTATATCAAACGCCTTAGACGTGTTACTGGGTACATTACTGGAGATTACAACAAATACTTCAATGATGGAAAACATTCAGAAGTAAATGATCGTGTGAAACATTCATAA
- a CDS encoding TonB-dependent receptor: protein MVGKGKLFLIQTLLILVSLAQLSYAKDQTSFITGHIDSKNGHIPFATVYINELQLGTTSDDSGHFYLKNVPFGEYQITISAVGYRKLTETVSINKKNQDLKFKLEEDLIELESVVVSGNRTAQSRKETPAVVNVIGSKVFEVSASKVIADGLNFVPGARVENTCSNCGSTSLRLNGLEGPYTQILIDSRPIFNSLVGVYGLEQLPVSMIERVEVVRGGGSVLFGANAIGGTVNVITKEPKFNRFEVGTQYASINGEAYDVNTSFNTSVVSNDDKTSLILYGSHRKREAWNATPNDKYYTLVEVAKDEFIPNYDEEFVDDFSNIPELRNLNIGTKIIHKINNRNKVTAKFNITDEFRRGGNKFDLAPHLTDITEQLEHQIIGGGINYDWISADQRSNVSFYSSVQSVVRDSYYGAEMQLDGYGKTTSDTYVVGTQFNRDLGHVLFAPAFFIGGVEYINDNIKDRKLGYFDYESDEFVNDIHISDQLVQTIAVFAQNEWKGDRLSLLLGARLDHVMINDYLAETDKLTEVSAFNPRVNLKYNIGNNLQARVGFATGFRAPQIFNEDMHIDIVAGDQVRTILADDLTTERSYSYNFALDWDTEIGGWQSYFLLEGFHTKIEDRFLNEFVEGEEGNYYLKRNSENDAFVQGINVEAKLAASSKFNVQTGFTFQTAKYNGVEQWGDEDDSATDRILRTPNNYGSLSMNYYPKPNLLMSLSGVYTGSMYVPHMAGGFYKGVYNETEELVKTEQFFDLGIRLAYDVQVSKDLGMQIGGGVKNIFNQFQRNFDSGPTKDAAFVYGPAAPRTFYLEVKFSNLLN from the coding sequence ATGGTAGGAAAAGGGAAACTATTCTTAATACAGACTTTACTAATATTAGTTTCTTTAGCTCAACTTAGCTACGCTAAAGACCAAACAAGCTTTATTACTGGACATATCGATTCAAAGAACGGACATATTCCATTTGCGACAGTCTATATCAACGAACTTCAGCTAGGAACTACTTCAGATGATTCAGGACATTTCTATTTAAAGAATGTACCCTTTGGAGAATACCAAATTACAATAAGTGCTGTCGGTTATAGAAAGTTGACAGAAACAGTATCTATCAACAAAAAAAATCAAGACTTAAAATTTAAACTTGAAGAAGATCTTATTGAATTAGAAAGTGTAGTCGTTTCAGGGAACAGAACAGCACAAAGTAGAAAAGAAACCCCTGCCGTAGTAAATGTAATTGGAAGCAAAGTTTTTGAAGTTAGTGCATCTAAAGTAATTGCTGACGGGTTGAACTTTGTTCCTGGTGCTAGAGTCGAAAACACTTGTTCGAATTGTGGCTCTACTAGTCTTCGTCTGAATGGTTTGGAAGGACCTTATACCCAAATTCTTATTGATAGCCGACCAATTTTCAATAGTCTCGTTGGTGTATACGGACTAGAACAACTTCCAGTCTCAATGATTGAACGAGTAGAAGTTGTAAGAGGTGGAGGTTCCGTTCTTTTTGGAGCAAATGCGATCGGAGGAACAGTGAATGTAATTACCAAAGAGCCTAAATTCAATCGTTTTGAAGTAGGAACGCAATATGCATCTATTAATGGCGAAGCCTACGATGTGAATACGAGTTTCAATACGTCAGTAGTATCAAATGATGATAAGACTTCACTAATTCTATATGGTTCTCATAGAAAAAGAGAAGCTTGGAATGCAACCCCAAATGATAAATATTACACATTAGTAGAAGTAGCTAAAGATGAATTTATACCAAATTATGATGAAGAATTCGTGGATGACTTTTCAAACATCCCTGAATTGAGAAACTTGAACATTGGGACTAAAATCATCCATAAGATAAACAACAGAAATAAAGTTACTGCAAAATTCAATATCACTGATGAATTCCGTAGAGGTGGTAATAAGTTTGATCTAGCTCCACACTTAACAGATATCACTGAGCAACTAGAACATCAAATTATTGGAGGAGGAATCAACTATGATTGGATCAGTGCTGATCAAAGATCAAATGTATCATTCTACTCATCTGTCCAATCTGTGGTTAGAGATAGTTATTACGGTGCTGAAATGCAGTTGGACGGTTACGGAAAAACAACAAGTGACACCTACGTTGTAGGAACTCAGTTTAATCGTGATTTAGGACACGTTTTATTTGCTCCAGCCTTTTTTATTGGAGGTGTTGAATATATCAATGACAACATCAAAGACAGAAAGCTAGGCTACTTCGACTACGAGTCTGATGAATTTGTAAATGACATTCATATTTCAGATCAATTAGTACAAACAATTGCTGTTTTTGCTCAAAATGAGTGGAAAGGAGATCGCCTTTCTTTACTTCTTGGTGCTAGACTAGACCATGTAATGATCAATGATTACTTAGCAGAAACAGACAAACTTACTGAAGTGTCTGCTTTCAACCCAAGAGTGAACTTGAAATATAATATAGGTAACAATTTACAAGCTCGTGTAGGCTTTGCCACAGGATTTAGAGCTCCGCAAATCTTTAATGAAGACATGCACATTGATATTGTGGCAGGAGACCAAGTTCGTACAATTTTGGCAGACGACTTAACTACAGAAAGATCATATTCATACAACTTCGCATTGGATTGGGATACAGAAATAGGCGGATGGCAAAGCTATTTCCTATTGGAAGGTTTTCATACCAAAATTGAAGACCGCTTCTTAAATGAATTTGTGGAAGGTGAAGAAGGTAATTATTACCTCAAGAGAAATTCAGAAAATGATGCATTTGTACAAGGAATCAACGTAGAAGCTAAGCTTGCTGCATCTTCAAAGTTCAATGTACAAACAGGTTTCACATTCCAAACAGCCAAATATAATGGTGTAGAACAATGGGGTGATGAAGACGACAGTGCAACAGATAGAATCTTAAGAACACCGAATAATTATGGTTCTTTGAGCATGAATTATTACCCAAAACCTAATCTTCTGATGAGCCTCTCTGGGGTTTATACAGGAAGTATGTATGTTCCACATATGGCTGGAGGTTTTTATAAAGGAGTGTATAACGAAACTGAAGAACTAGTAAAAACAGAACAATTCTTTGACCTAGGAATTCGTCTTGCATACGACGTACAAGTTTCTAAAGATTTAGGAATGCAGATTGGTGGTGGTGTAAAAAACATCTTCAACCAATTCCAAAGAAATTTTGATTCGGGACCAACAAAAGATGCAGCCTTTGTTTATGGGCCAGCCGCTCCTAGAACTTTTTATTTAGAAGTAAAATTCAGTAATCTTTTGAACTAG
- a CDS encoding DUF2480 family protein, whose amino-acid sequence MEEPIINRVAKSPLITLDLEDYFPEGERVLFDLKDLLFQGMILREKDLRDFVKEHDWSQYEGKYVAITCSEEVIVPTWAYMLVATRLSKYAADVILGDLAQLEDTIYTKAIDAINIKEFDDKMVVVKGCSKKDVPESVYVEITRRLSPVVRSLMFGEACSTVPLLKKKKKA is encoded by the coding sequence ATGGAAGAACCAATTATTAATAGAGTAGCTAAAAGTCCATTAATTACTTTGGACTTAGAAGATTATTTCCCAGAAGGTGAAAGAGTATTATTTGATTTGAAAGATTTACTTTTTCAAGGAATGATACTACGTGAAAAGGATCTTCGTGATTTTGTAAAGGAACATGATTGGAGTCAATATGAAGGGAAATATGTGGCGATTACTTGTTCTGAGGAAGTAATAGTTCCTACTTGGGCATATATGCTCGTAGCTACCCGCTTGTCAAAATATGCGGCAGACGTGATTCTCGGAGATTTAGCCCAATTGGAAGATACCATTTATACGAAAGCTATAGACGCAATCAATATCAAAGAATTTGATGATAAAATGGTTGTTGTAAAAGGCTGTAGCAAGAAAGATGTTCCAGAGTCTGTTTATGTAGAAATCACAAGAAGACTAAGCCCTGTTGTAAGATCTTTGATGTTTGGAGAAGCTTGTAGTACAGTTCCTTTATTGAAGAAAAAGAAAAAAGCATAG
- a CDS encoding DUF1330 domain-containing protein translates to MAKAYNIVNIIKIHDTDKFQEYVNGHIPTIEKFGGRFLVEGYLGEVLEGSMPSNMMVVHEFPSIKRFKEWYYSEEYKPWKELRQSCADVNVILTEGK, encoded by the coding sequence ATGGCAAAAGCTTATAATATCGTCAACATCATAAAGATTCATGATACCGATAAATTTCAAGAATATGTAAATGGGCATATTCCTACAATTGAGAAATTTGGAGGACGTTTTTTGGTTGAAGGCTATTTAGGAGAAGTTTTAGAAGGTTCAATGCCCAGTAACATGATGGTTGTACATGAATTCCCAAGTATCAAACGCTTTAAAGAATGGTATTATTCGGAAGAATATAAACCATGGAAAGAGCTACGACAATCTTGTGCTGATGTAAATGTGATTTTGACAGAAGGGAAATAA